A stretch of the Bacillus licheniformis DSM 13 = ATCC 14580 genome encodes the following:
- a CDS encoding YwqH-like family protein produces MIWEKTVLYGLQGTLLIKKQQLEQLKNCQTELEADKKEFDDSKDSIKKPELSPTTWQGSLADSFKNVRSDMKTAYNDICGKQLNEVFKQLKEKISSLNDDIDSLGKDISSLKTKIEKLEKEEREARR; encoded by the coding sequence ATGATCTGGGAAAAAACAGTTTTATACGGGCTGCAAGGTACACTTCTCATCAAAAAACAACAGCTCGAACAACTGAAAAATTGCCAAACTGAATTAGAAGCAGATAAAAAGGAATTTGACGATTCAAAAGACAGTATCAAAAAGCCCGAACTGTCGCCGACGACATGGCAGGGCAGCCTGGCTGATTCTTTTAAAAACGTCAGAAGCGACATGAAAACGGCATATAATGATATTTGCGGAAAGCAGCTAAATGAAGTGTTTAAACAATTAAAGGAGAAAATCTCTTCTTTAAATGATGATATTGATTCGCTAGGTAAGGATATCAGCTCATTAAAAACGAAAATCGAAAAACTGGAAAAAGAAGAAAGAGAAGCCCGCCGCTAA
- a CDS encoding non-oxidative hydroxyarylic acid decarboxylases subunit D, whose translation MHTCPRCDLKKAETVSKSPVEGAWEVYQCQHCFFTWRSSEPETITNPEKYNPAFKIDPAEVETAVQVPAIPDRKI comes from the coding sequence ATGCATACATGTCCGCGCTGCGACTTAAAAAAAGCGGAAACCGTCAGCAAATCACCCGTTGAAGGAGCCTGGGAAGTCTATCAATGCCAGCACTGCTTTTTCACTTGGAGGTCATCAGAGCCGGAGACGATCACAAATCCTGAAAAATACAATCCGGCCTTTAAAATCGATCCCGCTGAAGTTGAAACAGCTGTACAAGTGCCGGCGATTCCAGACCGGAAAATCTAA
- a CDS encoding non-oxidative hydroxyarylic acid decarboxylases subunit C: protein MAYQDFRDFLNTLKKEGQLLEVQEEVKPEPDLGAAARAANNLGDKSPALLFNNIYGYNNAQIALNVIGSWPNHALMLGLPKDTPVKEQFFEFARRYNQFPVKVQREETAPFHENEITEDINLFDILPLFRINQGDGGFYLDKACVISRDVEDPDHFGKQNVGMYRLQVKGKDRLGIQPVPQHDIAIHLRQAEERGENLPVTIALGCEPVIATAASTPLLYDQSEYEMAGALQGEPYKIVKSKLSNLDIPWGAEVVLEGEILAGEREYEGPFGEFTGHYSGGRSMPIIKIKRVCHRNNPIFEHLYLGMPWTEVDYMVGINTCVPLYQQLKEAYPNEIVAVNAMYTHGLIAIVSTKSRYGGFAKAVGMRALTTPHGLGYCKMVILVDEDVDPFNLPQVMWAISTKMHPKHDAVIIPDLSVLALDPGSEPAGITHKMILDATTPAAPETRGHYSQPLDSPIGTKEWEAKLMNLLNQ from the coding sequence ATGGCTTATCAAGATTTTAGAGATTTTTTAAATACGCTGAAAAAAGAAGGACAGCTTCTTGAAGTCCAGGAAGAGGTGAAGCCGGAACCCGATTTGGGAGCAGCTGCACGCGCCGCCAACAACCTCGGAGACAAATCACCCGCTCTTTTATTCAACAACATTTACGGCTATAACAATGCCCAAATCGCGCTGAATGTAATCGGCTCCTGGCCGAACCACGCATTAATGCTCGGCCTTCCAAAAGACACGCCGGTTAAAGAACAATTCTTTGAGTTCGCGCGCCGTTATAATCAGTTTCCAGTAAAAGTGCAAAGAGAGGAGACAGCGCCGTTTCACGAAAACGAAATCACAGAAGACATCAACCTGTTTGACATTCTGCCGCTCTTCCGCATCAATCAGGGCGACGGCGGCTTTTATTTAGACAAGGCATGCGTCATTTCGAGAGATGTCGAGGATCCGGACCACTTCGGCAAGCAAAACGTCGGCATGTACAGATTGCAGGTAAAAGGCAAAGACCGCCTCGGCATTCAGCCCGTCCCGCAGCATGACATTGCGATCCACCTGCGTCAGGCTGAAGAGCGCGGCGAAAACCTGCCTGTCACGATTGCGCTCGGCTGCGAACCGGTTATTGCAACGGCGGCATCCACACCGCTCTTATACGATCAATCAGAATACGAGATGGCAGGGGCCCTGCAAGGCGAACCATATAAAATCGTCAAATCAAAACTGTCTAACTTAGATATCCCATGGGGCGCAGAAGTGGTTCTCGAAGGTGAGATCCTTGCGGGCGAACGCGAGTATGAAGGTCCGTTCGGCGAGTTTACCGGCCACTATTCAGGCGGACGAAGCATGCCGATCATCAAAATCAAGCGCGTCTGCCACCGCAACAATCCGATTTTTGAACACCTGTATTTAGGCATGCCTTGGACTGAGGTTGACTATATGGTCGGCATTAATACATGTGTGCCGCTTTACCAGCAGCTTAAAGAGGCGTATCCGAATGAAATTGTCGCGGTAAACGCGATGTATACGCACGGCTTGATCGCCATTGTATCAACGAAAAGCCGCTACGGCGGATTCGCCAAAGCCGTCGGCATGCGCGCGCTGACAACTCCGCACGGCCTCGGCTACTGCAAAATGGTGATCCTCGTTGACGAAGACGTCGATCCGTTTAACCTCCCGCAAGTGATGTGGGCAATCTCAACGAAAATGCATCCGAAACACGATGCAGTCATCATCCCGGATTTATCCGTTTTGGCGCTAGATCCAGGTTCTGAACCGGCGGGAATCACCCACAAAATGATATTGGACGCGACAACGCCGGCTGCACCGGAAACAAGGGGACACTATTCACAGCCGCTCGATTCCCCTATAGGAACGAAAGAGTGGGAAGCAAAATTAATGAATCTGCTAAATCAATAA
- a CDS encoding cache domain-containing sensor histidine kinase: MIKRLINNAPIRHKLISLLLLISMLPTIGLGILSGWAVENIIEKQVIDQTLQLIGEVNKTAEVYVSHMQNLTYLISMNEEMEAFFSHKKEDGEADYKRRTFLQGLTSLYSEAAGILVVNDKGEMISNEMYERTPTDLTKEPWYQAALDNEGIFKMIGKPVNRNIRSHVHYREDEVVSAVRAVIDPETQHVKGVVLIDLKLRVLAEATKNIRLGKTGYLMIMDENGGNIYSPETSNLFLPKKWFRQERSGYFSKRIKGEEYQFIYETSSFTNWTTVGVFKAGEPVFEVKEIHLYVLLFLLTAAFLGMSASYYLSHSMSRPILKLNAVMKTAESGNFSTLYQEEREDEIGLLGKSFNRLMFRIRELMSVTERQERQKREAELRALQAQINPHFLYNTLDTINWMARKKGAEEVSDLVQALSKLFRISLSKGKDIIPLSDEFEHVENYLKIQKARYRDKLNYSIEMTGLCDDRLILKLVLQPIVENAIYHGIKEKKGPGHIAIKGMEEDGSLIIKIEDDGAGMDEETLKQITDQFKHRDDTAGYGMINVHERIALTFGEPYGITVESRKGAGTAVTIRLPILAKGGTSLE, translated from the coding sequence ATGATTAAACGTTTGATCAATAATGCGCCGATCCGTCATAAGCTGATCAGCCTTCTCTTGTTAATCAGCATGCTGCCGACGATCGGCCTGGGCATTTTATCGGGATGGGCCGTTGAAAATATTATTGAAAAACAGGTGATCGACCAAACACTGCAGCTGATCGGCGAAGTGAACAAGACGGCTGAAGTGTATGTCAGCCACATGCAGAACCTGACATATTTAATATCAATGAATGAAGAAATGGAAGCGTTTTTTAGTCATAAAAAGGAGGATGGAGAGGCGGATTATAAGCGAAGGACGTTTTTGCAGGGCCTGACTTCTTTATATTCCGAAGCAGCGGGTATTCTCGTTGTCAATGATAAGGGTGAGATGATCAGCAATGAGATGTATGAACGCACGCCGACAGATTTGACAAAAGAACCATGGTATCAGGCGGCTCTCGACAATGAAGGGATTTTCAAGATGATCGGGAAGCCTGTCAACCGGAATATCAGAAGCCATGTGCACTATAGGGAAGATGAGGTCGTTTCCGCCGTCAGAGCTGTTATCGATCCTGAAACACAGCATGTGAAAGGCGTTGTACTCATCGATTTGAAGCTGCGCGTCCTCGCAGAAGCGACAAAAAATATCCGCTTGGGGAAAACGGGTTATTTGATGATCATGGATGAAAATGGCGGCAATATTTATTCGCCGGAGACTTCGAATCTATTTCTGCCGAAAAAGTGGTTCCGTCAAGAACGTTCTGGATATTTTTCGAAGCGGATCAAGGGAGAGGAATATCAGTTCATTTATGAGACGTCTTCCTTTACGAACTGGACGACGGTCGGCGTTTTTAAAGCGGGTGAACCGGTTTTCGAAGTGAAGGAAATCCACTTGTATGTGCTTTTGTTTTTATTGACGGCGGCGTTTCTCGGAATGTCAGCTTCCTATTATTTGTCCCATTCCATGTCGCGGCCGATTTTGAAGCTGAATGCTGTCATGAAAACGGCGGAAAGCGGGAATTTTTCAACATTGTATCAGGAGGAAAGGGAAGATGAAATCGGCCTTTTGGGAAAAAGCTTCAATCGCCTGATGTTCAGAATCCGCGAGCTGATGTCCGTTACAGAAAGACAGGAGCGCCAAAAAAGAGAAGCCGAATTAAGAGCGCTGCAGGCGCAGATCAACCCTCACTTTCTCTACAATACGCTGGATACAATCAATTGGATGGCAAGGAAAAAAGGAGCGGAAGAGGTCAGCGATCTCGTGCAGGCTTTATCCAAGCTGTTCCGCATTTCCTTGAGCAAAGGGAAAGATATCATCCCGCTGTCTGATGAATTTGAACATGTTGAAAACTATTTGAAAATCCAAAAAGCGAGATACCGCGATAAATTAAACTACTCAATCGAAATGACCGGGCTTTGTGATGACCGCCTGATTTTGAAGCTCGTTCTTCAGCCTATCGTCGAAAATGCGATCTATCACGGAATTAAAGAAAAAAAGGGGCCGGGGCATATTGCGATCAAAGGCATGGAGGAGGATGGCTCGCTAATCATCAAAATCGAGGATGATGGAGCCGGAATGGATGAAGAGACGCTAAAGCAAATAACGGATCAATTCAAACACAGGGACGATACAGCGGGCTACGGCATGATCAACGTCCATGAACGGATCGCTCTTACATTTGGCGAGCCGTACGGTATAACGGTTGAAAGTCGGAAAGGAGCCGGAACCGCCGTCACGATACGGCTACCAATTTTAGCAAAAGGGGGAACAAGCCTTGAGTGA
- a CDS encoding ribonuclease YeeF family protein, with protein MKTLDVQAFQTGLDKTLTELKNQTDEISKVKQSIKGLTSLDDALKGAGGEAIRSFYEECHTTFLLFYESFISDYKGLLEKTKSALHSLEPNQNGFISQSFLENELHDGVSQAESLTGRLTSKANQTMATVSHIVDLPDLDDSAVNENAKKAQRQISETLEKLHTFDREQTNALKAAREDLDTMKQYIQQLEKMYTGPKIEISEYKSGSILKPQNDSTISQAPGGLQNDLQNPGETPMEKMLGRLEEKAAETLTNPDTQDKEKTNIAHEILSYFETFGEPLDVGDKALLGYHAANATASIAWTRKLKIYYQGGKPTKWQRFKGEYKFQVMSHRSWTSQGDHSSKVARTIKNISDSNPSNPLLKKAQKFVASYDSPSMMFKHAVGFPKNQHSFIDGKEFRKRAALRTKAGAVDIMESTAKAKGFTALERGVPIVGTAVTFASNLTEYTDPENSDKSFAEKTGRFAAGVGTDIFAVSTGVEIGATIGSVGGPVGVIVGGAIGGVAGAIASSSYGDAIKDAGEKVAGSIEKGIKNSFESVKSWFK; from the coding sequence TTGAAAACTCTAGATGTTCAGGCTTTTCAAACCGGCCTAGACAAAACGCTGACCGAATTAAAAAACCAGACTGACGAGATTTCAAAAGTCAAACAAAGCATCAAAGGCCTCACCTCCCTTGACGACGCCTTAAAAGGCGCGGGCGGTGAAGCGATCCGCTCGTTCTACGAAGAATGCCACACCACTTTTCTTCTTTTTTATGAATCTTTTATTTCCGACTATAAAGGACTTTTAGAAAAGACGAAAAGTGCGCTTCATTCCCTTGAACCGAACCAAAACGGCTTTATCTCGCAAAGCTTTCTTGAGAACGAACTCCATGACGGCGTCAGTCAAGCCGAATCGCTGACTGGCAGATTGACGTCAAAAGCCAACCAGACGATGGCCACTGTCAGCCACATCGTCGACCTGCCCGACCTAGACGATTCAGCCGTCAACGAAAACGCAAAAAAAGCGCAAAGACAAATCAGCGAGACGCTCGAAAAGCTCCACACCTTCGACCGCGAACAGACAAATGCGCTGAAAGCGGCGAGAGAAGACCTCGATACGATGAAGCAATACATCCAGCAGCTGGAGAAAATGTATACGGGGCCGAAGATTGAAATATCGGAATATAAAAGCGGTTCAATTTTAAAACCGCAAAATGACTCAACAATCAGTCAAGCTCCCGGCGGCCTGCAAAACGACCTGCAAAACCCCGGCGAAACACCGATGGAAAAGATGCTTGGGCGATTAGAAGAAAAAGCGGCAGAAACGTTAACGAATCCTGATACACAGGATAAAGAAAAAACAAATATAGCACACGAAATTCTTAGTTACTTCGAAACATTCGGAGAACCATTAGATGTCGGTGATAAAGCCTTATTAGGGTATCACGCAGCCAACGCAACAGCATCAATCGCGTGGACGCGAAAATTAAAAATTTATTATCAAGGAGGAAAACCGACGAAGTGGCAGCGATTTAAAGGGGAATATAAATTTCAGGTCATGTCACATCGTTCTTGGACTTCTCAAGGAGATCACAGTTCGAAAGTTGCGAGAACCATTAAAAACATCTCTGACTCGAATCCAAGCAACCCATTACTTAAAAAAGCGCAAAAATTTGTCGCTTCTTATGATAGTCCATCCATGATGTTTAAACATGCTGTGGGGTTCCCTAAAAATCAACATAGTTTTATAGATGGGAAAGAATTTCGCAAGAGAGCTGCCCTGAGGACAAAAGCGGGTGCGGTTGATATAATGGAGTCCACAGCCAAGGCAAAAGGGTTTACTGCATTAGAAAGAGGAGTCCCTATTGTTGGTACCGCAGTTACTTTCGCTTCTAACCTTACAGAATATACCGATCCCGAGAACTCGGACAAAAGTTTTGCAGAAAAAACAGGACGTTTCGCAGCAGGTGTTGGTACAGACATTTTTGCTGTTTCTACAGGTGTTGAAATTGGAGCAACAATAGGAAGCGTCGGCGGTCCTGTGGGAGTGATTGTTGGTGGAGCGATAGGCGGAGTAGCTGGAGCAATTGCTAGCTCTTCATACGGTGATGCAATTAAGGATGCTGGTGAAAAAGTTGCTGGTTCTATTGAAAAAGGAATTAAAAACAGTTTTGAGTCTGTGAAAAGTTGGTTTAAATAG
- a CDS encoding pyridoxamine 5'-phosphate oxidase family protein, which produces MAQLSNELFQLLNGEKLAGKRHEAMMLQTVTEDGWPHTAMISAGEILALNKTDIRLALWQGTTTTANIARTGRALFVACWKGKAHYVRLSLKKLPELRDAKHPRARFAGTVEAAREDIAKYADIISGVQIKLKDEAAVLRRWEETLGELRK; this is translated from the coding sequence ATGGCTCAGCTATCAAACGAACTATTTCAGCTTTTAAACGGAGAGAAGCTCGCCGGTAAGCGGCACGAAGCGATGATGCTCCAGACCGTCACAGAAGACGGCTGGCCGCACACGGCGATGATCAGCGCCGGCGAAATCCTTGCCCTGAACAAAACCGACATCCGCCTGGCTCTCTGGCAAGGCACAACGACGACCGCGAATATTGCGAGAACAGGACGGGCGCTCTTCGTCGCTTGCTGGAAAGGCAAAGCACATTATGTGCGGCTGTCTTTAAAGAAACTGCCCGAATTAAGAGACGCCAAACACCCGAGAGCGCGCTTCGCCGGTACGGTCGAAGCGGCCCGGGAAGATATCGCAAAATACGCTGATATCATCTCCGGCGTTCAGATTAAGCTGAAGGATGAAGCGGCGGTTTTGCGGCGGTGGGAAGAGACGCTGGGGGAGCTGAGGAAATGA
- a CDS encoding LysR family transcriptional regulator has translation MDIRQLKYFVTIAREGKITTAAKRLHIAQPPLSRQLKQMEEELGVVLFDRNKKKNLTLTYEGEVFLKRAKEILHKLEDSILEVRELREEVNGTLAVGSTIYCAALLLSKVSKIRDMYPNLMFNIWEGEPSRLSELLESRQIDAAVTTTPIHSKNTESKSLPEVPCKLVLPGNQSYGLKGEAGMKEIAGLPLILLRPSHGKGIYDEVVHHFQSSGLEPRVVCECHDSTTLLSLVTSGFGATILPLSMLPAHFARHVQTLEIQNNPFILQPSVVWRAGSFLPKPVREFLALF, from the coding sequence ATGGATATTCGCCAGTTAAAATACTTCGTTACAATCGCCCGGGAAGGAAAAATTACAACGGCGGCGAAGCGGCTCCATATTGCACAGCCGCCGCTCTCCAGGCAGTTGAAGCAGATGGAAGAGGAGCTCGGAGTCGTTTTATTTGACCGGAACAAAAAGAAAAACCTGACGTTGACCTACGAAGGAGAAGTTTTTTTGAAAAGAGCAAAAGAAATCCTGCACAAGCTTGAGGATTCCATCTTGGAGGTGCGGGAGCTGCGTGAAGAAGTCAACGGAACCCTTGCCGTCGGCTCGACGATTTACTGCGCGGCCCTGCTGCTCTCAAAAGTCTCGAAGATCAGAGATATGTATCCGAATTTAATGTTTAACATTTGGGAAGGTGAGCCTTCACGGCTAAGCGAGCTCCTGGAAAGCCGGCAGATCGATGCAGCCGTCACGACAACGCCTATCCACAGCAAAAACACCGAATCAAAAAGCCTGCCGGAGGTTCCATGCAAGCTTGTTCTTCCAGGGAATCAGTCGTATGGCTTAAAAGGAGAAGCCGGAATGAAAGAAATTGCCGGCCTGCCGCTGATTCTGCTCAGGCCGTCGCACGGAAAAGGGATTTACGACGAGGTCGTCCATCACTTTCAATCATCTGGCCTCGAACCGAGGGTCGTTTGTGAGTGCCATGATTCTACAACGCTTCTCAGCCTCGTCACTTCGGGATTCGGAGCGACGATTCTGCCGCTGTCCATGCTGCCGGCGCATTTTGCACGGCATGTTCAGACATTGGAAATTCAAAACAATCCGTTCATTCTGCAGCCGTCTGTCGTTTGGAGGGCCGGCAGTTTTCTGCCGAAGCCTGTGAGAGAATTTTTGGCTTTATTTTGA
- a CDS encoding YwqI/YxiC family protein, giving the protein MGQEIKVKTGEVKQALSKLKHSAQAVKPNVQTDISGKNNLDVVKKIESMNKDLKSLTKAYASALAKQIAQTEQAVNAIKDADKKLSSSIKAK; this is encoded by the coding sequence ATGGGTCAAGAAATCAAAGTCAAAACGGGCGAAGTCAAACAGGCGCTCTCAAAACTGAAGCATTCAGCCCAAGCCGTGAAGCCGAACGTGCAGACAGATATCAGCGGCAAAAACAACCTTGACGTCGTCAAAAAAATCGAAAGCATGAACAAAGATTTGAAAAGCCTGACAAAAGCATACGCATCGGCTCTCGCTAAACAAATTGCGCAAACCGAGCAGGCTGTCAACGCCATAAAAGACGCCGACAAAAAGCTGTCGTCATCGATCAAAGCCAAGTAG
- a CDS encoding response regulator transcription factor, with amino-acid sequence MSECWRVLIADDEPWIREGIRDAVSWERYQMSVSAEAENGEEAFELALKHGIDLLIVDLNMPIVNGIALMKKLRGALPQCRFVIVTGYDQFAYAQEAIRLNVDDYLLKPVDPAHLEQVLKKISVSLAAEKKKLSEQKLAEQHIQQNLGLLKEHVFRSWIENRADEEDVYRQLECLRLPARNPETLGVIAAGHVWNKPSEADNLKEKVERFFINERDKAVFFDGDRLIAACLWRSVTEAEQRALAEMIKAELQASAAVCFAKLAENGRSAPQCYQHCRQQVSKAFNISPVVIRAKEYMQKHFTEREFSLKQMADALQVSSVYLSRMMKKELGVTFVQLLTEMRMDQAVHLLETTPLSIHDIAEQTGYDTQHYFSTVFKKTMGVSPNQYRRMSGIERTGGKL; translated from the coding sequence TTGAGTGAATGTTGGCGCGTACTGATTGCCGATGATGAACCGTGGATTCGGGAAGGAATACGGGATGCCGTCTCTTGGGAGCGCTATCAAATGTCGGTGTCGGCTGAAGCGGAGAATGGCGAGGAGGCTTTTGAGCTCGCTCTCAAACACGGTATCGACTTATTGATTGTCGACTTGAATATGCCGATCGTAAACGGAATTGCCTTGATGAAAAAGCTCCGCGGCGCCTTGCCCCAGTGCCGCTTTGTCATCGTGACGGGCTACGATCAGTTTGCATACGCGCAAGAAGCGATCCGGCTGAATGTTGATGATTATTTGTTAAAGCCGGTCGATCCCGCTCATCTGGAACAAGTGCTCAAAAAGATCAGCGTGTCGCTTGCAGCTGAGAAAAAGAAGCTGAGCGAGCAAAAGCTTGCTGAGCAGCATATTCAACAAAACCTCGGCCTTCTGAAGGAGCATGTTTTCAGAAGCTGGATCGAAAACCGGGCAGACGAAGAAGACGTTTACCGGCAGCTCGAATGCCTCCGTCTGCCGGCGCGCAATCCTGAAACGCTCGGCGTCATCGCGGCTGGACATGTATGGAACAAACCGTCTGAAGCCGACAATCTGAAAGAAAAAGTAGAACGTTTTTTTATTAACGAGCGAGATAAAGCCGTATTTTTCGACGGAGACCGCCTGATCGCCGCCTGTCTGTGGCGTTCTGTTACGGAAGCCGAACAGCGGGCGCTTGCAGAGATGATCAAAGCCGAATTGCAGGCAAGCGCAGCCGTCTGTTTTGCGAAGCTTGCTGAAAACGGCCGCTCAGCCCCGCAATGCTATCAGCACTGCAGGCAGCAAGTGTCGAAAGCATTCAATATCTCGCCGGTTGTCATAAGGGCCAAGGAGTATATGCAAAAGCATTTCACTGAAAGGGAGTTTTCTTTAAAACAGATGGCGGATGCGCTTCAAGTCTCGTCCGTCTATTTGAGCAGAATGATGAAGAAGGAGCTCGGCGTGACATTTGTTCAGCTTTTGACGGAGATGCGCATGGATCAAGCGGTTCACCTGTTAGAGACAACCCCTCTTTCAATTCATGACATTGCCGAACAAACGGGCTATGATACACAGCACTATTTCAGCACTGTATTTAAAAAGACGATGGGTGTATCCCCCAATCAGTACCGCCGCATGTCGGGAATTGAAAGAACAGGAGGAAAATTGTAA
- a CDS encoding substrate-binding domain-containing protein: MKKLLVVYAVMLCLFFLYVYDYSRGDKAGSAEESRRPAAAGSLSEKYVMVTFQSGIEYWKSGLKGFEDAAQLFNVSVEYRGAAHYDVHEQTTVLEQVIAKKPAGIAVSAINPKALNPVIDKAHEQGIPIVLFDSDAPLSKASTYIGTNNMEAGAVAARRMAEFLNGKGETAVITQPQQYNHQERTKGFEQTIKQKYPNMKVAAVLDGKGDELTSKKEAAKILEENPSIKGIFTTEANGASGVARAVKEAGLEGEVCIIGFDKDKKTLDGIKNGSISATMSQDTWQMGYWSLHMLFFSNHHLKHERPLPAAIDTGITIITKENVAAYYAND, translated from the coding sequence ATGAAGAAGCTGTTAGTTGTTTATGCCGTGATGCTCTGTTTGTTTTTTCTGTATGTCTACGACTACTCCCGGGGCGATAAAGCCGGTTCTGCAGAAGAAAGCAGGAGGCCTGCGGCCGCAGGCAGTCTGTCCGAAAAATACGTGATGGTCACGTTTCAATCGGGAATCGAATATTGGAAGAGCGGTCTGAAAGGCTTTGAGGATGCCGCGCAGCTTTTCAACGTCTCTGTCGAGTATCGGGGGGCGGCCCATTATGATGTCCATGAGCAAACGACCGTCCTCGAGCAGGTGATTGCAAAAAAACCGGCGGGAATCGCTGTTTCGGCAATAAACCCAAAAGCTTTAAACCCTGTCATCGACAAGGCGCACGAGCAGGGTATTCCGATCGTTTTATTTGATTCAGACGCCCCGCTCAGCAAAGCTTCTACATATATCGGCACAAATAATATGGAAGCGGGTGCTGTGGCCGCAAGGCGAATGGCCGAATTTTTGAATGGAAAGGGAGAAACCGCGGTCATTACCCAGCCGCAGCAGTACAATCATCAGGAAAGGACGAAGGGCTTTGAACAAACGATCAAGCAAAAATACCCGAACATGAAGGTTGCCGCGGTTTTGGACGGAAAAGGGGATGAGCTGACGTCGAAAAAAGAAGCGGCGAAGATTTTGGAGGAAAATCCGTCCATCAAAGGAATTTTCACGACTGAAGCCAATGGAGCGAGCGGCGTGGCCCGTGCTGTGAAGGAGGCGGGACTTGAAGGGGAAGTATGTATCATCGGCTTTGATAAAGACAAGAAAACGCTGGACGGCATCAAAAACGGATCGATTTCCGCGACAATGAGCCAGGACACATGGCAAATGGGCTATTGGTCGCTGCACATGCTGTTTTTCTCAAATCACCATCTGAAGCATGAACGCCCGCTTCCGGCCGCAATCGACACAGGCATTACCATCATAACGAAAGAAAATGTGGCAGCCTATTATGCGAATGATTAA
- a CDS encoding non-oxidative hydroxyarylic acid decarboxylases subunit B, producing MNIIVGITGATGAVFGVRMLEWLKKTDAETHLVISPWAAATILHETGYTMKDVEKLASFTYSHKDQAARISSGSFQTDGMIVAPCSMKTLAGIRTGMADNLLTRSADVMLKERKKLVLLTRETPLNQIHLENMLELTKMGAVILPPMPAFYNHPQNLTEMVDHIVFRTLDQFGIHLSEAKRWEGMKQEK from the coding sequence ATGAACATCATCGTCGGAATCACGGGCGCGACCGGCGCGGTATTTGGCGTGCGGATGCTGGAGTGGCTGAAGAAAACCGACGCAGAGACACACCTTGTCATCTCTCCGTGGGCAGCGGCAACGATCCTGCACGAAACGGGATATACGATGAAAGACGTGGAAAAGCTCGCATCTTTTACGTATTCCCACAAAGACCAGGCGGCCCGCATTTCAAGCGGTTCCTTTCAAACGGACGGAATGATTGTCGCACCGTGCAGTATGAAGACGTTGGCGGGCATCCGCACCGGTATGGCGGATAACCTCTTGACCCGTTCGGCGGACGTCATGCTGAAGGAACGGAAAAAGCTCGTTCTGTTAACAAGGGAGACGCCGCTGAACCAGATTCATCTTGAAAACATGCTTGAGCTGACAAAAATGGGGGCGGTGATCCTGCCGCCGATGCCGGCTTTTTATAATCATCCCCAAAATCTGACCGAAATGGTCGATCATATCGTATTTCGGACGCTGGACCAATTTGGCATCCATCTGTCTGAAGCGAAGCGCTGGGAAGGTATGAAACAGGAGAAATAA